Proteins from a single region of Dama dama isolate Ldn47 unplaced genomic scaffold, ASM3311817v1 ptg000174l, whole genome shotgun sequence:
- the LOC133053710 gene encoding LOW QUALITY PROTEIN: chromodomain Y-like protein (The sequence of the model RefSeq protein was modified relative to this genomic sequence to represent the inferred CDS: substituted 1 base at 1 genomic stop codon), with protein sequence MASEELYDVERVIDKRQNKKGKTEYVVQWKGYGREDATWEPEQHLVNCEECIHDFNRQHTGKQKXGNLTRAKQTTPNNGQNQISRSTNSSFSKAAPKALVVGKEHEAKSSPPFTASQKFQESSARGLATYKYMDLARLGNRILVPKSPIKSGTVLDSFQDESPENPDPVKQGPEDTAAPEAAAEKQIGDLLSPEPEPVMMGSRPWIHPLLPRASGPVKATMATGLAMKGNGTSDLVDALPVNCTSPLQTSVMGMKAGKKKFMKDRQDQPFNKQLRFSVWQRKSAYRYRDIVVRKQDGFTHILLSTKSSENNSLNPEVMKELQRALSMANADDSNLVLLSAVGSVFCCGLDFLYFIRRLPDNCKRESARMAEAIRNFVNIFIQFKKPIVVAVNGPAIGLGASILPLCDVVWANEKAWFQTPYTTFGQSPDGCSTVMFPKIMGGASANEMLFRGRKLTAQEACSKGLVSQVFWPGTFTQEVMVRIKELASCNRVVLEESKALVRCNMRLELERANERECEVLKKIWGSAQGIDSMRKYLKCKTDDF encoded by the coding sequence ATGGCCTCCGAGGAGCTGTATGACGTTGAAAGGGTCATTGACAAGAGGcaaaacaagaaagggaagaCGGAGTATGTGGTTCAGTGGAAAGGCTATGGCAGGGAGGATGCCACATGGGAGCCAGAGCAGCACCTGGTGAACTGCGAGGAGTGCATCCACGACTTTAACCGGCAGCACACCGGGAAGCAGAAGTAGGGCAACCTCACTAGAGCCAAGCAGACCACCCCAAACAACGGCCAGAATCAGATCTCCAGATCCACCAACAGCAGCTTCTCCAAGGCCGCCCCCAAGGCCCTAGTGGTGGGCAAGGAGCACGAGGCCAAGAGCAGCCCGCCGTTTACTGCCAGCCAGAAGTTCCAGGAGAGCTCTGCACGGGGCCTGGCCACCTACAAGTACATGGACCTGGCCCGGTTGGGCAACAGGATTCTCGTGCCCAAGAGCCCCATAAAGAGTGGGACTGTGCTGGACAGCTTTCAGGACGAGAGCCCCGAGAATCCGGACCCCGTGAAGCAGGGGCCGGAAGACACAGCAGCCCCAGAGGCGGCAGCCGAGAAGCAGATCGGGGACCTACTGAGCCCAGAGCCAGAGCCGGTGATGATGGGGAGCCGGCCCTGGATACACCCATTGTTGCCACGGGCGTCGGGCCCCGTGAAGGCCACCATGGCCACAGGGCTGGCCATGAAAGGGAATGGCACGTCCGATTTGGTGGACGCACTTCCAGTCAACTGCACAAGTCCCCTGCAGACGTCAGTCATGGGCATGAAAGCTGGGAAGAAGAAGTTCATGAAGGACAGGCAAGACCAGCCCTTTAACAAGCAGCTGCGCTTCAGCGTGTGGCAGAGGAAGAGCGCCTACAGGTACCGGGACATTGTGGTCCGGAAGCAGGACggcttcacccacatcctgctGTCCACCAAGTCATCCGAGAACAACTCGCTGAACCCGGAGGTGATGAAGGAGCTGCAGAGAGCGCTGAGCATGGCCAACGCCGACGACAGCAACCTGGTGTTGCTCAGCGCTGTGGGCAGTGTCTTCTGCTGCGGCCTGGACTTCCTCTACTTCATCCGGCGCCTGCCAGATAACTGCAAGAGGGAGAGCGCCAGAATGGCTGAGGCCATCAGAAACTTCGTGAACATCTTCATCCAGTTCAAGAAGCCTATTGTCGTAGCTGTGAATGGCCCGGCCATTGGGCTAGGAGCATCCATCCTGCCTCTCTGTGATGTGGTCTGGGCCAACGAAAAGGCATGGTTCCAGACGCCCTATACCACCTTCGGACAGAGTCCAGACGGCTGTTCCACCGTCATGTTCCCCAAGATTATGGGAGGAGCATCTGCCAACGAAATGCTGTTCAGAGGGCGGAAGCTAACAGCACAGGAGGCGTGCAGCAAAGGGCTGGTCTCCCAGGTGTTCTGGCCTGGGACCTTCACCCAGGAAGTCATGGTTCGCATCAAGGAGCTCGCCTCTTGCAACCGTGTCGTGCTGGAGGAATCCAAGGCCCTTGTGCGCTGCAACatgaggctggagctggagcgGGCCAATGAGCGGGAGTGTGAGGTGCTCAAGAAGATATGGGGCTCCGCGCAGGGCATCGACTCCATGCGCAAGTACCTGAAGTGCAAGACCGACGATTTCTGA